In Marinobacter sp. F4206, a single genomic region encodes these proteins:
- a CDS encoding FAD-dependent oxidoreductase, translated as MKERLSNDFQFVEVGRIDPKKVPARKRKQEFGEIYHPFTADNAANQAHRCLECGNPYCEWKCPVHNYIPNWLKLVSEGNIMRAVELCHHTNSLPEVCGRVCPQDRLCEGACTLNDGYGAVTIGSVEKYITDTAFALGWKPDMSAVKWTDRKVAVIGAGPAGLGCADVLVRNGVKPVVFDIYPEIGGLLTFGIPEFKLEKSVMTRRRKVFEEMGVEFRLSTEVGKDVMLQDIIDEFDAVFMGMGTYTYMKGGFPGENLPGVYDALPFLVSNVNRRLGFEKDASEFIDMKGKRVVVLGGGDTAMDCNRTSIRQQAESVTCAYRRDEANMPGSRREVANAKEEGVKFLFNRQPIAIIGEDQVEGVKVVSTQLGEPDENGRRRPEVVPGSEEVIPADAVLVAFGFRPSPADWFDELKIGTDDSGRVSAPEESEFAFQTSNPKIFAGGDMVRGSDLVVTAIWEGRQAAEGIMDYLDI; from the coding sequence ATGAAAGAACGACTGAGTAACGACTTCCAGTTTGTCGAAGTAGGACGGATTGACCCGAAGAAGGTACCGGCCAGGAAACGAAAGCAGGAATTTGGTGAAATCTACCATCCGTTCACCGCGGACAACGCCGCGAACCAGGCTCACCGCTGCCTGGAGTGCGGCAACCCCTATTGTGAGTGGAAATGCCCGGTTCATAACTACATTCCGAACTGGCTGAAACTGGTGTCCGAAGGCAACATCATGCGGGCCGTCGAGTTGTGTCACCACACCAACTCGCTTCCCGAGGTTTGCGGTCGGGTATGCCCTCAGGACCGTCTTTGTGAGGGTGCCTGCACCCTCAATGATGGTTACGGGGCGGTCACTATCGGTTCGGTTGAAAAATACATTACCGACACTGCGTTCGCACTTGGCTGGAAACCGGATATGTCGGCGGTCAAGTGGACCGACCGGAAGGTGGCGGTGATCGGTGCCGGTCCTGCTGGCCTGGGTTGTGCCGATGTGCTGGTGCGCAACGGTGTCAAGCCGGTGGTGTTTGATATCTACCCTGAAATCGGAGGCCTTCTGACCTTCGGTATTCCCGAGTTCAAGCTGGAAAAATCCGTCATGACCCGTCGCCGCAAGGTGTTCGAGGAAATGGGCGTGGAATTCCGTCTGTCCACCGAGGTGGGCAAAGACGTCATGCTGCAGGACATCATCGACGAGTTCGATGCCGTGTTCATGGGCATGGGCACCTACACCTACATGAAGGGTGGTTTCCCGGGTGAGAACCTGCCTGGTGTCTACGACGCATTGCCGTTCCTGGTGTCCAACGTCAATCGGCGTCTTGGCTTCGAGAAGGACGCCTCCGAATTCATTGATATGAAAGGCAAACGTGTTGTTGTTCTCGGCGGTGGGGACACCGCCATGGACTGCAACCGGACGTCCATCCGGCAGCAGGCCGAAAGCGTAACCTGCGCCTACCGTCGGGATGAGGCGAACATGCCCGGTTCGCGTCGTGAGGTGGCGAACGCCAAGGAAGAGGGCGTGAAGTTCCTGTTCAATCGCCAGCCGATCGCCATTATTGGTGAGGACCAGGTGGAAGGCGTCAAGGTTGTCTCGACCCAACTGGGGGAGCCGGATGAAAACGGCCGGCGTCGGCCCGAGGTGGTTCCCGGAAGCGAGGAAGTGATCCCGGCGGACGCCGTGCTGGTCGCATTCGGTTTCCGTCCGAGCCCGGCCGACTGGTTCGACGAGCTGAAGATCGGTACCGACGATTCCGGCCGCGTATCTGCGCCTGAAGAGTCCGAGTTTGCCTTCCAGACCAGCAACCCGAAGATTTTCGCCGGTGGCGATATGGTCCGCGGTTCCGACCTGGTCGTAACGGCTATCTGGGAAGGCCGTCAGGCCGCTGAAGGTATCATGGACTACCTGGATATCTGA